A region of Dethiosulfovibrio russensis DNA encodes the following proteins:
- a CDS encoding hydrogenase maturation nickel metallochaperone HypA — protein sequence MSLVSAILESLEKMVDENGWSSVKSVTLRVGAMRQVIPDVMKFAFEVSVKGTPMEGAELAIISVPIKFSCRGCGAHWGEEELGYLCPSCGGMEVDMEQGMELELESLEVQER from the coding sequence ATGTCCCTGGTCAGCGCTATTTTGGAAAGCCTAGAAAAGATGGTGGACGAAAACGGATGGTCCTCGGTCAAATCGGTGACCCTCAGGGTGGGAGCCATGCGTCAGGTAATACCGGACGTCATGAAGTTCGCCTTCGAAGTATCGGTGAAGGGAACTCCCATGGAAGGGGCGGAACTTGCTATAATCTCGGTGCCCATAAAGTTTTCCTGCCGGGGCTGTGGAGCCCATTGGGGCGAGGAGGAACTTGGGTATCTCTGTCCTTCCTGTGGAGGGATGGAAGTGGATATGGAACAAGGAATGGAACTAGAACTGGAATCCCTGGAGGTGCAGGAACGATGA